From Microbispora sp. ZYX-F-249, one genomic window encodes:
- a CDS encoding BPL-N domain-containing protein, with amino-acid sequence MGSTVGILKTLRRVLRPEKAPPPRSGRPLALVYRGPASIPGCSEAVAGLLEASRWGFDVRYTGPHEEIPLTAEALAGAAVYAQPGGGDLDRGYRHLRRHRGLLRDFVARGGRYLGFCLGGYLAGATPGFALLPGDTDQYIVTPGATVEDEEDTLVDVRWRGRNRSVFFQDGPCFLLEPGNKASVLATYPNGAVAALVTPYGAGRVAVVGPHPEATDDWFTDAGLPVRQAQDLGLDLVDAAMAG; translated from the coding sequence CCTCCGTCCGGAGAAGGCCCCTCCGCCACGCTCCGGGCGGCCGCTCGCGCTCGTCTACCGGGGCCCGGCCTCGATCCCCGGATGCTCCGAGGCGGTCGCCGGGTTGCTGGAGGCCAGCCGCTGGGGCTTCGACGTCCGCTACACCGGCCCGCACGAGGAGATCCCGCTCACGGCGGAGGCGCTGGCCGGGGCCGCCGTGTACGCCCAGCCCGGCGGCGGGGATCTGGACCGCGGCTACCGGCACCTCAGACGGCATCGCGGCCTGCTCCGTGACTTCGTCGCCAGGGGCGGCCGCTATCTCGGCTTCTGCCTCGGCGGCTATCTCGCCGGAGCCACCCCGGGGTTCGCCCTGCTGCCGGGCGACACCGACCAGTACATCGTCACGCCGGGCGCGACCGTGGAGGACGAGGAGGACACGCTCGTCGACGTGCGGTGGCGCGGCCGGAACAGGAGCGTGTTCTTCCAGGACGGTCCCTGCTTCCTGCTCGAACCGGGCAACAAGGCCAGCGTGCTCGCCACCTACCCCAACGGCGCCGTCGCCGCGCTCGTCACGCCGTACGGCGCGGGCCGGGTCGCCGTGGTCGGCCCGCATCCGGAGGCCACCGACGACTGGTTCACCGACGCCGGTCTGCCGGTCCGTCAGGCACAGGATCTCGGCCTCGACCTCGTGGACGCGGCGATGGCCGGGTGA